The Chiloscyllium punctatum isolate Juve2018m chromosome 2, sChiPun1.3, whole genome shotgun sequence genome has a window encoding:
- the nfil3 gene encoding nuclear factor interleukin-3-regulated protein, with protein sequence MEAQRPTLQNEPALIRSCISEEQMVVLAPALENMAESLCADDSILSDDLSTGSLKQKSSSCRRKREFIPDEKKDALYWEKRRKNNEAAKRSREKRRLNDMVLENKLMALGEENARLKAELLALKLKFGLITAAFYAQEIQNLGNASGPCFQDYKPSSINLSSFAPDHERGFLANGCISVIKHSPPNSLSDVSEISSNARESPLLQVACKSPNGTFKVIKQEPLEFKVDSETCLREPREGNGSYVSTMYRNCIGSTFSRNYSHSPTSIQIARSSSNSPRTSEADDSTLGKPTSEEDGEDEQQVPKGPISSPVESKIVHSAIVKVPESNSSALPHKLRIKAKAIQIKVENVEAYYETPEKQPESANNISAKISYPLNRTEMFKCSASNAVHPALAPLSIQVASINDWSHKPEFWHQKGSEEKLEGAYKNVHQSCSPVKLANQSLAAGKDCTFIHQGVQLESENLYLKQGIANLSAEVASLKKLIEKQQVAASDSGKSTTEKRFVN encoded by the coding sequence ATGGAAGCTCAAAGACCAACACTTCAGAATGAACCAGCATTGATTAGATCTTGCATTTCTGAAGAACAAATGGTGGTGTTAGCTCCTGCTTTAGAAAATATGGCAGAATCTCTTTGTGCAGATGATAGCATCCTAAGTGATGACCTGAGCACTGGCTCTCTCAAACAGAAATCTTCAAGTTGCCGAAGAAAACGAGAATTCATACCTGATGAGAAAAAAGATGCATTATACtgggaaaagagaagaaaaaataATGAAGCAGCCAAAAGGTCTCGTGAGAAACGACGTTTGAATGATATGGTTTTAGAGAACAAGCTGATGGCTTTAGGTGAGGAAAATGCACGACTGAAAGCAGAACTTCTTGCTCTGAAACTAAAATTTGGATTAATCACTGCAGCATTTTATGCACAGGAGATACAAAACCTTGGAAATGCTTCAGGGCCATGTTTTCAAGACTATAAACCCTCCAGTATAAATTTAAGTTCTTTTGCTCCTGATCATGAGCGTGGTTTTCTTGCAAATGGATGTATTTCAGTCATTAAACATTCACCACCAAATTCATTGTCAGATGTTTCAGAAATATCTTCAAATGCCAGAGAAAGTCCTCTTCTTCAAGTAGCATGTAAAAGCCCAAATGGCACCTTTAAAGTTATAAAACAGGAGCCTCTGGAGTTCAAAGTAGATTCTGAAACTTGTTTGCGAGAACCCAGAGAGGGTAATGGTTCTTATGTGTCAACCATGTATAGAAACTGTATTGGGAGTACCTTCAGCAGGAACTATTCACATTCACCAACTTCTATACAGATTGCTAGGTCATCAAGTAATTCGCCAAGAACGTCAGAAGCTGATGACAGTACATTAGGAAAACCTACGTCTGAAGAAGATGGTGAAGATGAACAGCAAGTGCCTAAAGGTCCAATCTCCTCTCCTGTGGAATCCAAAATTGTGCACAGTGCCATAGTTAAGGTTCCTGAATCAAACTCTTCTGCACTGCCTCACAAACTTCGTATCAAGGCTAAAGCAATCCAGATTAAGGTAGAGAATGTTGAAGCATATTATGAAACACCAGAGAAACAGCCAGAATCTGCCAATAACATTTCTGCTAAAATATCTTACCCATTGAACAGAACAGAAATGTTTAAGTGCAGTGCTTCAAATGCAGTACATCCTGCCTTAGCTCCTTTGTCTATTCAAGTAGCAAGCATCAATGATTGGTCTCACAAACCAGAATTTTGGCatcaaaaaggaagtgaagagaaattggaAGGGGCTTATAAAAATGTTCATCAGTCATGTTCCCCTGTTAAACTGGCAAACCAATCACTTGCTGCTGGGAAAGACTGTACCTTCATTCATCAAGGAGTACAATTGGAATCAGAAAACTTGTACTTAAAACAAGGCATTGCAAATTTAAGTGCAGAAGTAGCCTCACTGAAAAAACTCATAGAAAAGCAGCAGGTTGCTGCTTCAGACTCTGGCAAAAGCACTACTGAAAAAAGATTTGTCAACTGA